Sequence from the bacterium Scap17 genome:
GGCCGTCTCTCCAAGGGCGACGAGACGCTCTACACCCACGCCATCCAAGGCTTCAATGCCATGCCGGCCAAGGGCGGCAACCCGGCGCTTTCCGATGAGGAAGTGAAGGCCGCGGTGGATTACCTGCTCGATTCCGTGCGCTGAACCTCAGCGCACAGCACCCGACGGTAAACATCAGCCCAGCAACGAACGCAGGCCCGCGATGGCATCCCGTCCGCGGGCCACTTTCTTCTCCTGATCCTGCGGCTTGTCGGCCCGCCCTTCCCACTCGAGGTCTTCCGGCGGCAGCTCGTCCAGGAAGCGGCTCGGTACACAGTCCATCATCTCGCCGTAGGTCTTGCGCTGGCGCGCCAGCGTCAGCACCAGAGTACGCCGCGCCCGCGTGATGCCCACGTAGGCGAGGCGGCGCTCCTCCTCCACCGTGTCCATCTCGATGGAGTTGCGGTGCGGCAGCAGGTCTTCCTCCAGCCCCAGCACGTAGACATGCGGAAACTCCAGGCCCTTGGAGGCATGCAGCGTCAGCAATTGCACGCGGTCCGAGTCATCTTCCTCGGCCTGCTGCTCGAGAATGTCGCGCAGTACCAGGCGTGAGATGGCCGCCGCGACATCGCCAGTCTCAGTATCGCCGATCATCGCCTCGCTGCCTTCGAGCTCCTCCACCTCTTCCTGCGGATTGCCGCTGATCGACTTCTCGAGCTGATCGACCAGAATCCAGACGTTGGCCATGCGCCGCTCGGCGATCTTGGGCGCACTGGCGTTCTGATACAGCCAGCCTTCGTAATCCACCTCGCGGAACAGCTCGCGGATCGCGCTGATCGACTGGCCGGCGTCCATCTCGCGGCGCACGCGGTCCAGCGTGTGGGTGAAGCGGCCGAGGCGGTCCAGCGCCCGCTCGCTCAGCTGCTCGCGCAGGCCCATCTCGCTGCAGGCGGCGTAGAGCGACACACCACGCCCGGTGGCGTAGTTGGCCAGCTTCTCCAGCGTGCCCGGCCCGACTTCCCGCCGCGGCACATTGACGATGCGCAGGAAGGCGTTGTCGTCCGCCGGGTTGATCAGCAGACGCAGGTAGGCCATCGCGTCCTTGATCTCGTTGCGCCCGAAGAAGGAGGTGCCGCCGGAGAGCTTGTAGGGAATCTGGTAGTGCTGCAGCTTCAGTTCCAGCAGGCGCGCCTGGAAGTTGCCGCGATAGAGCACCGCGAAGTCACGCCATTCGGCGCCTTCCTTGATGCGCCGCGTGAGAATCTCGCCCGCCACGCGCTCGGCCTCGGCCTCTTCGTTGCGATTCATGATGATGCGGATCGGGTCGCCATCGCCCATCTGCGACCACAGCGTCTTGTCGTAGACGTGCGGGTTGTTGGCGATCAGGGTGTTCGC
This genomic interval carries:
- the rep gene encoding DNA helicase Rep translates to MTEIRDRLAKLNPRQQEAVRAIDGPCLVLAGAGSGKTSVITTKIAYLVQECGMKARNIAAVTFTNKAAREMKERVGKMLKGREGHGLIVSTFHTLGLTIIRGELKTLGYKPGFSLFDTDDAKVLIKELMHKEADTDAEQINAVQSQISTWKNDLVLPGAALSHAEDEDAQYAAVIYEAYNRHLKAYNAVDFDDLILLPVVLFRDHPEVLARWQRRIHYMLVDEYQDTNISQYLLVKMLMQERQTFTVVGDDDQSIYAWRGARPENLVTLGEDFPRLNLIKLEQNYRSTGIILRAANTLIANNPHVYDKTLWSQMGDGDPIRIIMNRNEEAEAERVAGEILTRRIKEGAEWRDFAVLYRGNFQARLLELKLQHYQIPYKLSGGTSFFGRNEIKDAMAYLRLLINPADDNAFLRIVNVPRREVGPGTLEKLANYATGRGVSLYAACSEMGLREQLSERALDRLGRFTHTLDRVRREMDAGQSISAIRELFREVDYEGWLYQNASAPKIAERRMANVWILVDQLEKSISGNPQEEVEELEGSEAMIGDTETGDVAAAISRLVLRDILEQQAEEDDSDRVQLLTLHASKGLEFPHVYVLGLEEDLLPHRNSIEMDTVEEERRLAYVGITRARRTLVLTLARQRKTYGEMMDCVPSRFLDELPPEDLEWEGRADKPQDQEKKVARGRDAIAGLRSLLG